One segment of Castanea sativa cultivar Marrone di Chiusa Pesio chromosome 3, ASM4071231v1 DNA contains the following:
- the LOC142629144 gene encoding uncharacterized protein LOC142629144: MQFVQLNPRVSNRVWQPEINLDHVDSWQRSSKVQAFVKFFVQVKRRELYRTREGNLVFLRSRSGQVSSTNGVFLDLDMFKSYDYGCREISILLGYEPEVHEDFHACIADEVVCFARKIGNWVSNMGRKVLPIYVDIIVEEDFLHDERYWVTRALRESVLEFERRRYGMVPASKSALKGMLKRVRVEVCVKGSEAKRRCVRERESCTICLEEFEAGSEALCMPCTHVFHAGCIVKWLNESHYCPVCRFEVPTS; encoded by the coding sequence ATGCAATTCGTTCAACTTAATCCTCGGGTATCCAATCGAGTCTGGCAGCCAGAGATCAACCTCGACCACGTTGATTCATGGCAACGATCATCAAAGGTTCAAGCTTTTGTCAAGTTCTTTGTACAAGTAAAACGCCGAGAACTGTACCGAACACGCGAAGGAAATCTTGTTTTTTTACGCAGCAGATCAGGTCAAGTGTCTAGCACCAATGGTGTGTTCTTAGATTTGGACATGTTCAAGAGCTATGACTACGGTTGTCGAGAAATATCGATTCTTCTCGGTTATGAACCTGAAGTCCACGAAGATTTTCATGCCTGTATAGCCGACGAAGTGGTTTGCTTTGCGCGCAAGATTGGCAACTGGGTTTCTAACATGGGTCGTAAAGTGTTGCCTATATATGTGGATATTATAGTGGAAGAGGACTTTTTGCACGATGAGAGGTATTGGGTTACTAGGGCTTTGAGGGAATCGGTACTGGAGTTTGAGAGAAGACGATATGGTATGGTGCCGGCGAGCAAGTCGGCATTGAAGGGGATGTTGAAGAGGGTGAGAGTGGAAGTTTGCGTTAAGGGTTCGGAAGCAAAGAGAAGATGTGTACGTGAAAGAGAGAGTTGCACCATATGTCTGGAAGAGTTTGAAGCAGGTTCTGAAGCCTTGTGCATGCCTTGCACTCATGTATTTCACGCTGGATGCATAGTGAAGTGGCTTAATGAGAGCCATTATTGTCCTGTTTGTCGCTTTGAGGTGCCTACTAGTTAG